The following are from one region of the Magallana gigas chromosome 4, xbMagGiga1.1, whole genome shotgun sequence genome:
- the LOC117688935 gene encoding uncharacterized protein — protein sequence MKDFKKTEKISSNAKNLLQPRFRPTVKKPGRIPKPRLRKPTEEEMRNLLPNVSGSSQDSTVPVSLPGPSVAPYPPLRLVPPTTNTLPTQPAPQQSVFSVETGLGQPTWMRVPPSMLGRRIVTTINGKKQVIVFTREDQRNDPADKDGV from the exons ATGAAAGATTTCAAAAAGACAGAGAAAATTTCTTCTAATGCTAAGAATTTGTTGCAGCCTAGATTTAGACCAACTGTCAAAAAGCCTGGTCGGATCCCAAAACCCCGTCTAAGAAAACCAACAGAGGAAGAAATGAGGAACCTTCTTCCTAATGTCTCTGG ATCATCTCAAGACTCCACAGTGCCAGTTTCGTTGCCAGGACCATCTGTGGCTCCGTATCCTCCCCTGAGACTGGTTCCACCGACAACCAATACACTTCCTACACAACCTGCACCACAGCAAAGTGTATTCAG TGTTGAAACTGGTTTGGGGCAGCCAACATGGATGAGAGTGCCTCCCTCTATGCTTGGTAGGAGGATTGTAACCACCATCAATGGCAAGAAACAGGTCATTGTGTTCACAAGAGAAGACCAAAGAAATg ATCCTGCAGACAAAGATGGGGTGTGA
- the LOC105328547 gene encoding beta-galactosidase-1-like protein 2 yields MTEVYCSTGALTFKDGNFILDGKPLRIFSGTMHFFRVVPAYWRDRFRKMRACGLNTVETYVPWNLHEEYPGEFNYSGILDVREFIRQAGEEGLFVIFRPGPYICAEWDWGGMPSWLLKDPDIKVRSNYPPYVEAVRRFYNDLIPRITDLQRSNGGPIIAVQVENEFGSYSTEVDHLHTIREILLNNGIKELLLTSENIFGLKRAPFYKYALPTANFPSMEDGSKLFRMIREWSPEFPLMVMEFWPGWFDHWGQPHKGLDIPAFEACLSGVLDAGGSFNMYMFHGGTNFGFMAGANYFEGSHYKPDVTSYDYDAPLSEAGDITPKYMRAREIILEKGLKPQGITSLPEIPPNLPKKAYGKIAVSQYLDFRTVLSLMTPMTSTEPALMENLDYHQGYGQCFGYILYQAEIQAGTELSFTDIPKDRAQVFVNGEEKAVLDWLSTDKKINLGQISDGSSLEILVENHGRVNYIEFGSNRFNEERKGICGYVKLDEKEIKQWRIFPLDFKSKFLDSLHRCSNWKSPVEGVRGPLVAKTTLHIDSSPCDTFLDMKGWNKGIVILNNFNLGRYWKVGPTRTLYIPAPLLKQGQNEILIFEQHESCGTVSFIDAPLLGEKVVTKEVDSACYPTESV; encoded by the exons ATGACCGAGGTCTACTGTAGCACAGGTGCCCTGACGTTCAAGGATGGGAACTTTATCCTGGACGGGAAACCCCTGCGGATCTTTAGCGGGACCATGCACTTCTTCCGGGTAGTTCCGGCCTACTGGAGGGACCGCTTCCGGAAGATGAGGGCGTGTGGACTTAACACCGTGGAAAC GTATGTACCATGGAACCTACACGAGGAGTATCCGGGGGAGTTTAATTATTCCGGAATTCTGGACGTCAG GGAGTTCATCCGACAGGCGGGGGAGGAGGGGTTGTTTGTGATCTTTAGACCAGGCCCCTACATCTGTGCCGAGTGGGACTGGGGAGGAATGCCCAG TTGGCTGCTAAAGGACCCTGACATAAAGGTACGGAGCAACTATCCACCTTACGTAGAGGCCGTCAGACGCTTCTATAATGATCTGATCCCCAGAATCACCGACCTACAG cGTTCTAATGGTGGACCAATCATAGCCGTGCAGGTAGAGAACGAGTTTGGTTCCTATAGCACCGAGGTTGATCACCTACACACCATTAGAGAG ATCCTACTAAACAATGGGATTAAGGAACTCCTCTTGACGTCAGAGAATATATTTGGATTAAAGAGAGCTccattttataaat ACGCCCTGCCCACCGCTAACTTTCCCTCCATGGAAGACGGAAGCAAACTGTTCCGGATGATCCGGGAATGGAGTCCCGAATTTCCTCTGATGGTGATGGAGTTTTGGCCCGGCTGGTTTGACCACTGGGGACAGCCCCACAAAGGACTAGATATCCCTG CTTTTGAGGCGTGTCTGTCGGGGGTGCTAGACGCCGGGGGGTCcttcaacatgtacatgttccaCGGAGGGACCAACTTCGGCTTTATGGCGGGAGCAAACTACTTCGAGGGGTCCCACTATAAACCTGACGTCACCAGCTATG ATTATGACGCGCCATTGTCGGAAGCAGGGGACATCACTCCAAAGTATATGAGAGCAAGAGAAATTATCCTGGAGAAAGGGCTGAAACCCCAGG GAATAACATCTTTGCCAGAAATTCCTCCTAATTTACCAAAGAAAGCTTACg GTAAAATAGCAGTATCCCAGTATCTAGATTTCAGGACAGTTTTATCTCTAATg ACCCCAATGACGTCTACAGAACCGGCGTTAATGGAGAACCTTGACTACCACCAGGGCTATGGCCAATGTTTCGGTTATATCTTATACCAGGCAGAGATCCAGGCTGGAACGGAACTATCGTTTACAGACATACCCAAAGACAGAGCACAG GTTTTTGTCAATGGGGAGGAGAAAGCCGTACTCGACTGGCTGAGTACAGATAAAAAGATCAACTTGGGACAGATCTCA gATGGGAGCAGTTTAGAGATCTTGGTGGAAAACCACGGGCGAGTGAATTATATTGAGTTTGGATCTAATAGATTCAACGAAGAGAGGAAAG GCATTTGTGGATATGTAAAATTGGATGAAAAGGAAATCAAGCAATGGCGAATTTTTCCGTTAGATTTCAAATCCAAATTCCTTGACAG CCTTCATCGTTGTTCCAATTGGAAGTCACCTGTGGAGGGTGTGAGGGGACCTCTAGTTGCCAAGACAACGTTACATATAGATTCGTCTCCATGTGATACTTTTCTTGATATGAAG GGTTGGAATAAAGGCATCGTGATACTGAACAACTTTAACTTGGGGAGATACTGGAAAGTCGGGCCCACGAGGACCCTGTATATTCCAGCCCCGCTGCTGAAACAGGGTCAAAATGAG atCCTAATTTTCGAGCAGCACGAGTCATGTGGTACTGTCAGTTTTATTGATGCCCCTCTGCTGGGAGAGAAAGTGGTCACTAAGGAAGTCGACTCTGCATGCTACCCCACAGAATCTGTATAA